A window of Candidatus Hydrogenedentota bacterium genomic DNA:
AGCGCAGCCCCGCGCGGACCTCCGCGGCCGCTTCGTGCCACAGTCCCCGCTCCGCCGGCATCTCCTTGAAGGCCTCCGGATTCATGAAGGCGAGGTAGCGTTTCGTCGGGTTGAAGGGTTTCCGATGCATGGGGTCCGGTCCTCCCGCGGAAGCCCGGGCGCCCCATGCGCCCGGCCTCTCGCGCGATCCCGATCCATAAGGCAGGAGGGGGTGAGAAGAATTTTGCGATTCTGGCGGTTTTCCTTTGAATGCGCCTTGATTTTTGGCGCGACGCCGCAAAGCATCTGCATAGAAGATGCGAAGAAGCTGCCGCTGGGGCGGGTCTCGTTGCCGGTGCATGCCGTAAAGGAACTGGAACGCGAACCGGCGCGGCTTGAACCCCGAACTCCTGCACGCGATTTGCCGCCGCGCGCGGCAATGATATACTCGCTTTTTCCCGTTCCTGGACCACGGAATCACGAGGTTGCATGGCGCCTCCGACAACGAAAGAACCGGCTGCGGGCCCGTCGCGTGCGGGGCTCTACGCACTTTTTTTCTCAGGGCACGGCCTGCTTACGGCGGCGTTCGTCCTTTTCCTCTATCTGGCCAGCCGCTGGCCCGACCCTTACAGCCACGTGTGGGAACTGATCCCGGTGCATCTTTTCAGCGGACGGGCCGGGAACGCGGGCGTCGGTCTTGAACTGGGCTTTAACCGGTGGTTCATCCTGTTCCAGTGCTGCACCCTGGATTTCATTATCATGCTGCTGGTTTATCCGCTGTTTGTGGCGGGGTTTCAACGCGTGTCGCGCTGGCCTTTCATCGGCCCGCCGCTGACCGGCACGCACGAAATCGCGCTGCGCTACAAGGATCGCATTGAGAAATACGGGGCCATCGGCCTGGTGCTGTTCGTTGCGTTTCCGTTGTGGAGCACGGGCCCGCTGGTGGGCGTTGTGATCGGATACATGCTCGGCATGCGCACGTGGCTTACGTTTGTGGCCGTGACTATCGGGAACATGTTCACGACGGCGGTCTGGATCTGGTTCTTCCATTTTCTGAAAGTCTACAACGAGACCCTCGCGCGCCTGCTGCTCGCGGTCATTCTGGTTACTGCGGCAGGGGGTATCCTCTACAATGTCTTCGCCAAATGGCGGCGCAAGCGCTACCTCAAAGCCGTGGCGGGGCTTTCCGCGCAACTGGACGAAAAGGAGGTTGGCCACCTGGCCCCGTCCGCAGTGGTGCCCGACGTGGTTGCGAGTGCCGCGCCGGCCGGACCCGCGGCCGCAATTCCGCCCGCGCCGCGCGCGCCCGCTGCGCGGAAACAGCGTTTCAGGCTGGCACGCCGCCGCCGCGCCGCGCCCCAAAGCCCGGCGGCGTTCACCCCCGAGGCGCAGCCGGGCGGGTTTTCATTGCGGCGCCCGCGCAAGACGTTGCGGCAATTGGCGGAGCGGCACCAGGAGCCGGGACCGCGTCTGCGCTGGCGCGGGCTGCGGGGTCGTCTGTTCCGGCGCAAATAACGCGGACCGGTTTGTCAGGCCGGACACTCTGGAGTATGATGCGTCTCATGTTCAGGGCGTATGCACTGCATCCGGATGAGACCATCGAGATTGCGTCCGACGTGGTTAC
This region includes:
- a CDS encoding small multi-drug export protein — encoded protein: MAPPTTKEPAAGPSRAGLYALFFSGHGLLTAAFVLFLYLASRWPDPYSHVWELIPVHLFSGRAGNAGVGLELGFNRWFILFQCCTLDFIIMLLVYPLFVAGFQRVSRWPFIGPPLTGTHEIALRYKDRIEKYGAIGLVLFVAFPLWSTGPLVGVVIGYMLGMRTWLTFVAVTIGNMFTTAVWIWFFHFLKVYNETLARLLLAVILVTAAGGILYNVFAKWRRKRYLKAVAGLSAQLDEKEVGHLAPSAVVPDVVASAAPAGPAAAIPPAPRAPAARKQRFRLARRRRAAPQSPAAFTPEAQPGGFSLRRPRKTLRQLAERHQEPGPRLRWRGLRGRLFRRK